The following are encoded together in the Candidatus Omnitrophota bacterium genome:
- a CDS encoding class I SAM-dependent methyltransferase, whose protein sequence is MYDNRDAVEMFNQMVAMGAYYDSGRPVTVESKIIIDDICSKLPVTKNDVVLDVGCGTGVVTIPLSEHCKFIHALDAAQKVIEAAKERCRLEKINNIEYHLGSALQLPFEDNSFHHVLMYAVIHYLENEKQISQCVSELIRVCKPGGRVLIAEIPDVRARQEFEQKKKTPEEEKILKQFQANRGEYDRLFREFVKKLPADNNLALDCEYIVCEAVKLGCEGKVCRQDIRQPFSLTRRDVLLVKK, encoded by the coding sequence ATGTACGACAATAGAGATGCGGTTGAAATGTTCAATCAAATGGTCGCGATGGGCGCTTATTATGATTCGGGACGCCCGGTTACGGTGGAATCAAAGATCATCATTGACGATATTTGTTCAAAATTACCGGTAACGAAAAATGATGTTGTTTTAGACGTCGGTTGCGGCACGGGAGTTGTGACCATTCCGCTTTCCGAACACTGTAAATTTATTCACGCGTTGGATGCGGCCCAAAAAGTGATCGAAGCGGCAAAAGAGCGTTGTCGCCTAGAGAAGATCAATAATATTGAATATCATTTGGGAAGTGCTTTGCAATTGCCGTTTGAAGATAATTCTTTTCACCATGTTCTTATGTATGCGGTTATCCATTATCTGGAAAATGAAAAACAGATCAGTCAATGTGTTAGTGAATTGATCCGCGTGTGTAAGCCCGGCGGACGGGTTTTGATCGCGGAAATCCCCGATGTCCGCGCCCGTCAAGAATTTGAGCAAAAGAAAAAAACACCTGAGGAAGAAAAGATTCTAAAGCAATTTCAGGCGAATCGCGGCGAATATGACCGGCTCTTTAGGGAATTTGTTAAAAAGCTACCGGCGGATAATAATTTAGCTTTAGATTGCGAATATATCGTTTGTGAGGCAGTGAAATTGGGCTGTGAAGGAAAAGTGTGTCGCCAAGATATCCGTCAGCCATTTTCTCTGACGCGCCGAGATGTTTTACTGGTTAAGAAGTAA
- a CDS encoding GNAT family N-acetyltransferase codes for MEIKKCTQEFWDAFVDASPQGTVFNKSFALSSDGLPTDYLICYKGEEAIAGFGFAYSHEGIKLAPFGVWSGIIFKDLREHTPYRLNETVFLALEAFANHLFEHYKEVNFPNHWDIVDMRPFDWVNYHTREKGYFQITTRYTSLLDISQPQNTDGYARLRIRELRKGTDEGYQFSTKETNDIPLLDHLHEMNFKRQGIERSPEEAKSLISTCENFLKVKAGKLLATYVNEEPAVISFFAYDRHRAYHLIMGTDLKFRELGVGTKNFHDSCVFLNQQLGCKELDLVGVNSPLRAAYKLSYGGRIVPYFQVKKIGPKI; via the coding sequence ATGGAAATTAAGAAATGCACGCAAGAATTTTGGGATGCCTTTGTTGATGCCTCGCCGCAGGGCACGGTATTCAACAAAAGTTTTGCTTTGTCCAGCGACGGCCTTCCGACGGATTATCTTATTTGCTACAAAGGCGAGGAGGCTATTGCCGGGTTTGGTTTTGCTTACAGCCACGAAGGGATCAAATTAGCTCCTTTTGGTGTTTGGAGCGGAATTATCTTTAAAGACCTACGTGAACATACGCCGTACCGTCTTAATGAAACAGTTTTCCTGGCTTTGGAGGCGTTTGCGAATCATCTTTTTGAGCATTACAAGGAAGTTAATTTTCCTAATCACTGGGATATTGTTGATATGCGCCCCTTTGACTGGGTGAATTATCATACACGGGAAAAAGGATACTTTCAGATCACCACCCGTTATACCAGTTTGTTAGATATTTCGCAGCCTCAAAATACGGACGGTTATGCACGATTGCGTATTCGCGAATTACGTAAAGGCACAGATGAAGGGTATCAATTTTCGACAAAGGAAACGAATGATATCCCATTGTTGGATCATCTGCACGAAATGAATTTTAAGCGCCAAGGGATTGAGCGTTCACCTGAGGAGGCCAAAAGCCTCATTTCAACTTGTGAGAATTTTCTAAAAGTAAAAGCGGGGAAATTGTTGGCCACTTACGTCAATGAAGAGCCGGCGGTGATAAGCTTTTTTGCTTATGATCGTCATCGCGCCTATCATTTGATCATGGGAACGGATTTAAAATTTAGAGAGCTTGGTGTTGGGACAAAGAATTTTCATGATAGTTGTGTTTTCTTGAACCAGCAGTTGGGATGCAAAGAATTGGATCTGGTTGGTGTCAATAGTCCGCTACGCGCTGCCTATAAATTAAGTTATGGCGGGCGTATTGTTCCGTATTTCCAAGTCAAAAAAATAGGACCAAAAATATGA
- a CDS encoding DegT/DnrJ/EryC1/StrS family aminotransferase encodes MKQHLYYETLDWVTYWKNFFRQDKGRFLKALKDDFQSQNIFLTNAGRAGIILSLKAFGLRREDEVLVPRFMSTCVLDSVNQIASPSLNLTERTKAVLFYHHWGYPQNYSKAENILRPKKIRIIEDCAHGLWGKSQGRALGSFGDTAIFSLSKIFEMTYAGALKVNDVSLLGVIEKELSRAPSVKECCESLLGEWEYLNYYNTPLKDREHQDMQIDLLKWYATLLVSFPLATVRGRLPRSAQEIQQVFQRQNKHFLTLLKNARHRFFILPLDEEETMAPMCFPILSSDEVFLKEVQRWLSARNIFTGIYHFDVNRNMFEPDYRKCVPVPLYASLPDHIFDDFIRDFKGRY; translated from the coding sequence ATGAAACAACATCTTTATTATGAGACGCTTGATTGGGTAACTTATTGGAAAAATTTCTTTAGGCAGGATAAAGGTCGCTTTCTTAAAGCGCTAAAGGATGATTTTCAATCCCAGAACATTTTCCTAACAAATGCAGGGCGCGCGGGAATTATTTTATCATTAAAAGCTTTTGGCCTTCGGCGAGAAGATGAAGTTTTGGTCCCGCGATTTATGAGTACGTGCGTCTTAGATTCTGTGAATCAGATCGCTAGCCCGTCGTTAAATTTAACAGAACGCACAAAAGCCGTTTTATTTTATCATCACTGGGGTTATCCACAGAACTATTCAAAAGCCGAAAATATTCTACGCCCTAAGAAAATCCGTATTATTGAAGACTGCGCGCATGGTTTATGGGGAAAATCTCAGGGAAGAGCCCTGGGGTCTTTCGGCGATACCGCGATATTTTCTTTATCCAAGATCTTTGAGATGACTTATGCCGGGGCTTTAAAGGTGAATGATGTTTCTTTGCTTGGCGTAATTGAGAAGGAGCTGAGCCGAGCACCGTCAGTCAAAGAATGTTGTGAATCATTATTAGGTGAGTGGGAATATCTGAATTATTACAATACGCCTTTAAAAGATCGCGAACATCAGGACATGCAAATCGATCTATTAAAATGGTACGCAACACTTTTGGTCAGTTTTCCGCTGGCAACTGTCAGGGGCCGGCTGCCGCGCAGTGCACAAGAAATTCAACAAGTTTTTCAAAGGCAGAATAAACATTTCTTAACGCTGTTAAAGAATGCGCGCCATCGTTTTTTCATCCTGCCGCTAGACGAAGAAGAAACGATGGCGCCGATGTGCTTTCCGATCCTATCTTCAGACGAGGTATTCTTAAAAGAAGTTCAAAGATGGTTGTCGGCCCGAAATATCTTTACCGGCATCTATCATTTTGACGTTAATCGCAATATGTTTGAGCCTGATTACAGAAAGTGCGTTCCCGTTCCGCTTTATGCTTCTTTGCCGGATCATATCTTTGATGATTTTATCCGGGATTTTAAAGGAAGGTATTAA
- a CDS encoding glycosyltransferase family 4 protein, protein MKIVIVSASLSEKMGYSISFLPKALAELGHEVHLVTSNTQVYFGSPDYKDIFERFIGPGVVECCVRPYKGFTLHRLPYRMGPRRALGIRGLIGKIKEINPDIVHSFGLMVEPTYELALAKPFFKYKLFAECHIHASVFPPMLVKVRSLKRWLYWRVYKLLCGKLLNATCELCIAISTDAAQIAMDYFGLSHKKTVVHSLGTDTQMFKPWYECDQKARLNFRRSLGFQDDHIVCIYTGRLHEGKDPLILARAIDQLVKKGKPYRAIFVGDGPEEYREQLKKHQGCVFVPFVTIDELPQCYQAADIAVWPKQESTSQLDAASCGLPLILSDRVKVVERVNGNGLLYEENNLDDLISKLLQLQQADVRRKMGEVGVRNMREKFSWQKVAQGYIEDFERALKK, encoded by the coding sequence ATGAAGATCGTTATTGTTTCCGCGTCCTTATCAGAAAAAATGGGTTATTCCATTAGCTTTCTTCCGAAGGCTTTAGCGGAATTAGGCCATGAGGTTCATCTGGTGACATCCAATACACAAGTTTATTTTGGTAGTCCGGACTACAAAGATATTTTTGAGCGGTTCATTGGTCCCGGGGTTGTGGAATGTTGTGTACGTCCTTACAAGGGATTTACGCTCCATCGCCTGCCGTATCGCATGGGGCCACGCCGGGCTTTAGGAATTCGCGGGCTTATCGGAAAGATCAAGGAAATTAATCCTGATATTGTTCATAGCTTTGGACTTATGGTTGAACCGACTTATGAGCTTGCTTTGGCCAAACCATTTTTCAAATATAAATTATTTGCCGAATGCCATATTCACGCGTCGGTATTTCCGCCGATGCTTGTTAAGGTACGTTCGCTTAAGCGTTGGCTGTATTGGCGGGTTTATAAATTATTATGCGGAAAATTATTAAATGCTACTTGCGAACTTTGTATCGCGATCAGCACTGATGCCGCTCAGATCGCTATGGATTATTTTGGGCTTTCCCATAAAAAAACGGTTGTTCATTCTTTGGGAACGGATACGCAAATGTTCAAACCCTGGTATGAATGTGATCAGAAGGCGCGTTTAAATTTTCGACGCAGTTTAGGTTTTCAAGACGACCATATTGTTTGTATTTATACCGGAAGGTTGCATGAAGGTAAAGATCCGCTTATTTTAGCGCGGGCCATTGATCAACTTGTAAAAAAAGGGAAACCTTATCGCGCTATTTTTGTTGGAGATGGACCCGAGGAATATCGTGAGCAATTAAAAAAACATCAGGGATGTGTTTTTGTCCCGTTTGTTACGATCGATGAGCTTCCTCAGTGTTATCAGGCTGCTGATATCGCGGTGTGGCCCAAGCAAGAATCAACCAGTCAGCTGGATGCGGCTTCTTGCGGTTTGCCTTTAATTTTAAGCGATCGTGTCAAAGTCGTAGAGCGCGTAAACGGCAATGGTTTGCTTTACGAAGAAAATAATTTAGATGATTTGATCAGCAAGTTGTTGCAATTACAGCAAGCAGACGTGCGACGTAAAATGGGAGAAGTTGGTGTGCGTAATATGCGGGAAAAATTCTCCTGGCAAAAGGTTGCTCAAGGATATATCGAAGATTTTGAACGCGCCCTAAAGAAATAA